In a single window of the Gracilimonas sp. genome:
- a CDS encoding GntR family transcriptional regulator, which translates to MAIDFQDSTPLYVQIVKDIKTKISTGKLETGQQLKTHKELAKEYDVSLITVKSALSSLIDDGYLFSRVGKGTFVANKEDTPTISQHDSVGLVLQDLKNPFFSLIAHMVEETAYSKRYNLLLSNSSSKIEKEEGQITHFKKMGVKGLIIATFRKKPHAPEIIRNLHNEDYPYVMVSYVADEDIWYVGTDHEGGAHMGTKHLIDLGYTKIGYINSYTNNALGEVRHTGFKRALSEYDIPYNPDFNLRPSFPNSLNGFDTGYQLGDVFNQLEHKPEAYFSYNDLTALGFIKRIQELGYRVPEDVAVVGFDDIDQADYANVPLTTIHQPVEKIGAAAIDKLINRIEGRPTEHRTIFPPTLVIRESCGASIAESVESDLKSH; encoded by the coding sequence ATGGCTATTGATTTTCAGGATTCCACCCCTCTCTACGTCCAGATTGTTAAGGACATAAAAACAAAAATATCTACTGGCAAACTTGAAACCGGACAGCAACTTAAAACGCACAAAGAATTAGCCAAAGAATATGATGTAAGCCTGATTACAGTTAAAAGTGCTTTATCATCTTTAATCGACGATGGGTATTTATTCAGTCGGGTCGGAAAGGGTACTTTTGTAGCGAACAAAGAGGACACTCCGACCATATCTCAGCATGATTCAGTTGGCTTGGTTCTACAGGATCTTAAAAACCCTTTCTTTTCTTTAATTGCACACATGGTTGAAGAGACCGCCTATTCAAAGCGATATAATTTGTTGCTTTCCAATAGTTCCAGCAAAATTGAAAAAGAAGAGGGACAAATTACTCATTTTAAAAAAATGGGAGTAAAAGGCTTAATCATTGCTACTTTTCGCAAAAAGCCACATGCACCGGAAATCATACGAAACCTTCACAATGAAGATTACCCATATGTGATGGTTTCCTATGTAGCTGATGAAGATATTTGGTATGTAGGAACTGATCATGAAGGTGGGGCCCATATGGGAACCAAACATCTTATCGATTTAGGTTATACCAAAATTGGGTACATCAACAGTTATACAAATAATGCCCTGGGAGAGGTTAGGCATACCGGATTTAAACGTGCATTAAGCGAATATGATATTCCCTATAACCCAGATTTTAATCTTCGCCCCTCTTTTCCCAATTCACTTAATGGCTTTGATACCGGATATCAGCTGGGTGATGTTTTTAACCAACTAGAGCATAAACCCGAGGCGTATTTTTCATACAATGACTTAACCGCCCTTGGATTTATAAAACGAATTCAGGAGCTGGGATATCGGGTGCCTGAAGATGTTGCCGTAGTCGGATTTGATGATATTGACCAGGCTGATTATGCCAATGTCCCTTTAACCACTATTCATCAGCCGGTTGAAAAAATCGGAGCTGCCGCCATTGACAAATTGATTAACAGGATTGAAGGAAGGCCAACCGAACACCGGACTATATTCCCTCCTACTCTGGTAATCAGAGAGTCCTGCGGAGCTTCCATTGCAGAAAGTGTAGAGTCAGATTTGAAAAGTCATTGA
- a CDS encoding glycoside hydrolase family 28 protein: MKKRSLALLVLLTVFIGLAGYQGAQAQSDVWNAADKIVADITLPTFPDQTFTITDFGADSGDALPAIQNAIIKANYEGGGKVIIPKGTWLVKGPIHLKSNVNLHISDGAELVFSANPADYLPQVLTRWEGTEAYNLSPLIYAYQVHNVAITGSGILNGNAENGFATWRDKQSEAQNRLRKMGAEGTPVHKRVFGLNDYLRPSFIQFFSSSSILVEGITIKNSPMWVNHFIYSTQITLRNVTVKSYRLNNDGVVLDSSTKALIEGNSFSTGDDSIVIKSGRDQDGWRVAKTSEDIVIRNNYMEGHNALAVGSEMSGGVQYIYMENNELGKVASAIYFKSNLDRGGFIRNVYVKDTKVEAADILLRFHTNYHSHRGGNFPAEYEHFVIENVEAKKARVGIEILGIPEMPAKNITVINLNIADADKPQNIAHVEGLEFKNVSINGKLIKFPPN, encoded by the coding sequence ATGAAAAAGAGATCCTTAGCCTTATTAGTTTTATTAACGGTCTTCATAGGGCTAGCTGGTTATCAAGGTGCACAAGCCCAATCGGATGTATGGAATGCAGCTGATAAAATTGTAGCTGATATAACGCTTCCTACATTTCCTGACCAAACATTTACTATCACTGATTTCGGTGCCGATTCCGGGGATGCACTACCTGCGATTCAAAATGCCATAATTAAGGCAAATTATGAGGGTGGGGGGAAAGTTATTATCCCAAAAGGAACGTGGCTGGTAAAAGGTCCGATTCATCTCAAAAGTAATGTTAACCTGCATATTTCAGATGGAGCGGAGTTGGTTTTTAGTGCTAATCCTGCAGATTATTTGCCACAGGTATTGACCCGCTGGGAAGGAACAGAAGCGTACAATTTATCACCCCTGATATACGCTTACCAGGTACATAATGTGGCTATAACCGGTAGCGGAATCTTAAATGGCAATGCCGAAAATGGTTTTGCGACCTGGCGAGATAAACAAAGTGAAGCTCAGAACAGGCTCAGGAAAATGGGGGCAGAAGGTACTCCGGTACATAAGCGTGTGTTTGGTTTAAATGATTATTTGCGGCCAAGTTTTATACAGTTCTTTTCAAGCTCCAGTATTTTGGTAGAAGGGATTACGATTAAAAATTCACCCATGTGGGTAAATCACTTTATTTATAGCACTCAAATTACACTTCGAAATGTAACTGTAAAAAGCTACCGCTTAAACAACGATGGGGTAGTGCTTGATTCCTCCACAAAAGCTCTCATTGAGGGAAATAGTTTTTCAACCGGAGACGATAGTATCGTAATAAAATCCGGCCGGGATCAGGATGGCTGGCGAGTAGCCAAAACCAGTGAGGATATTGTAATCCGTAACAATTATATGGAAGGCCATAATGCACTTGCAGTAGGGAGTGAAATGTCTGGCGGAGTACAGTACATCTATATGGAGAATAACGAATTAGGAAAGGTTGCTTCAGCCATTTATTTCAAATCAAATCTGGATCGGGGTGGATTTATCCGGAATGTGTATGTGAAAGATACCAAGGTTGAAGCAGCTGATATTCTGCTTCGTTTTCATACCAACTATCATTCTCACCGTGGAGGGAATTTCCCGGCTGAATATGAACACTTTGTCATTGAAAATGTAGAAGCTAAAAAGGCCAGAGTGGGAATTGAAATTTTAGGCATCCCTGAAATGCCCGCCAAAAATATTACGGTTATCAACTTAAATATTGCTGATGCTGATAAACCTCAAAACATCGCTCATGTTGAAGGTCTGGAATTCAAAAATGTTAGTATTAACGGCAAGCTCATTAAATTCCCGCCCAATTAA
- a CDS encoding sodium:solute symporter family protein, whose amino-acid sequence MDYVFLGINLLDWTVIAGYIVLITAIGWYSNKAVKSTGDYFMGGRRFGKLLMIAQAFGAGTRADQAVAVIGASSQIGLAGIWYQWLYLFSTPFYWLISPIYRRLRYITIGDFFEERYGTSMGAAYAFVGLAWFAANIGVVLKGTGVTIEAVSGGVISTEMAVFGMVAFFVLYGLLGGLVAAASTQLIQGFFIILLSFLLIPFALEQAGGMAAVHQALPEDWFSLVANEEVTLFFIVMAVLNGLVGVVVQPHHMSINGSGKTEISCRSGWTYGNFLKRFVTLGWVFSGIFIAVVFPSLMIADVSQREQAFGLAILELLPTGFIGLMIAAIVAAVVAACNNFMVNGSALFTRNFYQRFLNKGADQKHYLTVARASSVAVVAAGVGIALYIPSVVEGLFLIWKIMAFLGIAFWMGVFWKKANRYGAWSSMIITAILAFTTDYYGWTFPEQVALYLPIGFATMITVSYFTKPEEERRLNVFYSLLNTPVGHEDRLKEAGIKVSDVDESELDDKTLIPDSDDSNVADDIPKATGETKMLDNKTALENGEGLLLVDLLNLRKTFSFKNYEVDLKGFGISWIIVMGYLLLAYFLSFV is encoded by the coding sequence ATGGATTACGTATTTCTTGGAATTAACCTGTTAGACTGGACGGTAATAGCCGGATATATAGTTTTAATCACTGCTATAGGATGGTATTCTAATAAGGCAGTTAAATCAACCGGCGATTATTTTATGGGAGGTCGCCGCTTTGGAAAGCTTTTGATGATTGCACAGGCATTCGGAGCAGGCACAAGAGCTGATCAGGCAGTGGCAGTCATCGGGGCTTCTTCTCAAATTGGACTTGCCGGTATTTGGTATCAGTGGTTGTATTTATTTTCTACACCTTTTTACTGGCTGATATCTCCCATCTACCGTCGTTTGCGGTACATCACAATCGGAGATTTTTTTGAAGAAAGGTACGGAACCAGCATGGGTGCAGCTTACGCATTTGTAGGCCTCGCCTGGTTTGCAGCTAACATTGGTGTTGTTCTTAAAGGTACAGGGGTAACTATTGAAGCAGTTAGCGGGGGAGTAATTTCTACGGAAATGGCTGTATTTGGTATGGTTGCTTTCTTTGTGCTTTATGGCCTGTTGGGCGGGCTGGTGGCCGCTGCGAGCACTCAGTTAATTCAGGGTTTTTTCATCATACTTCTTTCTTTTCTACTTATACCTTTTGCTCTGGAACAGGCTGGTGGAATGGCTGCTGTACATCAAGCCCTGCCAGAAGATTGGTTTAGTCTTGTTGCGAATGAAGAGGTAACCCTGTTCTTTATTGTAATGGCAGTGCTGAATGGTTTGGTGGGTGTTGTAGTGCAACCACATCATATGTCAATAAATGGTTCCGGGAAAACAGAAATCAGCTGTCGTAGTGGGTGGACGTATGGCAACTTCCTTAAGCGGTTTGTAACTCTGGGCTGGGTATTCAGTGGAATCTTTATTGCAGTTGTTTTCCCTTCTTTGATGATTGCTGATGTATCGCAAAGGGAACAGGCATTTGGCCTGGCGATCCTGGAATTACTGCCCACAGGTTTTATAGGTTTGATGATAGCTGCTATCGTTGCCGCTGTGGTGGCAGCATGTAATAACTTTATGGTGAATGGATCGGCTTTATTCACCAGGAATTTTTATCAGCGCTTTTTAAATAAGGGAGCAGATCAAAAACATTACCTGACGGTAGCCAGAGCAAGCTCTGTGGCGGTTGTTGCAGCCGGAGTTGGTATCGCACTTTATATTCCTTCTGTTGTTGAAGGATTATTTTTGATATGGAAGATCATGGCGTTTCTCGGGATTGCTTTCTGGATGGGCGTTTTCTGGAAGAAGGCAAATCGCTATGGAGCGTGGTCATCGATGATTATTACTGCCATTTTAGCTTTTACCACCGATTATTATGGCTGGACATTTCCGGAACAGGTTGCCCTGTATCTTCCCATTGGCTTCGCAACCATGATCACGGTCAGTTACTTCACAAAACCTGAAGAAGAGCGTAGATTGAATGTATTCTATTCTTTGCTAAATACACCGGTTGGTCACGAAGACCGGTTGAAAGAAGCTGGAATTAAAGTTTCTGATGTCGATGAAAGTGAACTGGATGACAAAACCCTGATTCCCGATTCAGATGACAGCAATGTGGCAGACGACATTCCCAAAGCAACCGGAGAAACCAAAATGCTGGATAATAAGACTGCATTAGAAAACGGGGAAGGTTTGTTGCTTGTTGATCTGCTGAATCTCAGGAAAACATTCAGCTTCAAAAATTATGAAGTAGATCTCAAAGGCTTTGGAATTTCCTGGATCATTGTAATGGGATACTTGTTATTAGCCTATTTCTTAAGCTTTGTTTAA
- a CDS encoding glycoside hydrolase family 88 protein has translation MFKYLSFLTALMTVSIFGGCAQQSDPAMSPEEFARHVSDVIVEGTEFHFEPAVQEFEQDGIFMVEFPAGDRGIYYARSVLRVEGIGEYDFSPQFAITYPAGTIKVQLDGKTIYSKSTNSAGHFDYIDYGLFEYEDRIPVSLDNGGHQLAIKFIPNSTDAPSRIYFNVVRSDNGLSHPAVHAQAPSTEEELTGYGYWWIGPVQEGAGESAFMNPELSAQELVTAEFSSVNGEIIRWDLPKKHLVKSLPGWLTYQNWHYSGGTFLDAINNVSNEFSSLDYSDYINQHMDFFLNNIDDIAQMREDYGLIESPFGHYFRFSLLDDMGMQTVPFVNRLIAQNQIDKESQEYKLAERVTDYIMNDASRLPDGTFARFTPDTMSVWADDLFMASIVLLKMHELTGEEKYLDEVIHQVIKFDEYLLDEPSGIYWHGYFSRHGEYSSTKWGRANGWTMMAKTELLLAMPDDHPQKERIRNIFSQHAEGLLAVQSQDGRWHQVLDDPSTYLETSATAMFVRAFATGVNEGWLDRSVYDEAINKGWSSLTQQINEEGDVVGIVRGTPIMFSDEEYANWGTRRSDPRGLGALLYAAISVERYQQGEGE, from the coding sequence ATGTTTAAATATCTATCTTTTTTAACCGCTTTGATGACTGTTTCAATATTCGGCGGATGTGCTCAGCAATCTGACCCAGCTATGTCTCCGGAGGAATTTGCCCGGCATGTTTCGGATGTAATTGTGGAAGGAACCGAATTTCATTTCGAACCTGCTGTTCAGGAATTCGAACAAGATGGCATATTTATGGTTGAGTTTCCTGCCGGAGACCGTGGAATTTATTACGCACGTTCGGTGCTCAGGGTAGAGGGAATCGGAGAGTATGATTTTTCTCCTCAGTTTGCTATCACCTATCCTGCAGGAACCATTAAAGTTCAATTGGACGGAAAAACTATCTATTCAAAATCAACAAATTCAGCAGGACATTTTGACTATATCGACTATGGACTCTTTGAATATGAGGACCGGATTCCGGTTTCGTTAGATAATGGCGGGCATCAGCTGGCTATTAAATTTATTCCCAACAGTACGGATGCACCAAGCCGAATCTACTTCAATGTTGTGCGCTCTGATAATGGACTGAGTCACCCTGCTGTTCATGCGCAGGCACCTTCCACAGAAGAAGAATTGACTGGCTATGGATATTGGTGGATCGGTCCCGTGCAGGAGGGAGCCGGTGAATCTGCATTTATGAATCCTGAACTAAGTGCTCAGGAGTTGGTCACAGCTGAGTTTTCGTCGGTTAATGGGGAGATTATACGATGGGATCTTCCAAAAAAGCATTTGGTGAAATCTTTACCCGGCTGGCTGACCTACCAAAACTGGCACTATTCGGGGGGTACTTTCCTTGATGCCATAAATAATGTATCCAACGAGTTTTCTTCTCTTGATTACAGCGATTATATCAATCAGCACATGGATTTCTTCCTCAATAACATTGATGATATTGCCCAAATGCGAGAAGATTATGGCTTGATTGAAAGTCCTTTTGGCCATTATTTCCGCTTCTCCTTACTGGATGATATGGGAATGCAGACAGTTCCATTTGTAAATCGTTTGATTGCGCAGAATCAAATTGATAAAGAATCGCAAGAGTATAAGCTGGCCGAGCGAGTTACTGATTATATTATGAATGATGCTTCGCGACTTCCGGACGGTACTTTTGCCCGCTTTACACCGGATACCATGTCGGTATGGGCTGATGATTTATTTATGGCAAGTATCGTGTTGCTCAAGATGCATGAACTTACGGGTGAAGAAAAATACCTGGATGAGGTGATTCATCAGGTCATTAAGTTTGATGAGTACTTGTTGGATGAGCCATCCGGTATTTATTGGCACGGATACTTTTCAAGACATGGAGAGTATTCATCCACAAAATGGGGACGCGCCAATGGATGGACGATGATGGCGAAAACGGAGTTGCTGCTAGCCATGCCTGACGATCATCCTCAGAAAGAAAGAATACGTAATATTTTCAGCCAGCATGCTGAAGGATTGTTAGCCGTACAATCACAGGATGGACGCTGGCATCAGGTGCTGGATGACCCATCTACTTACCTTGAAACATCAGCCACAGCTATGTTTGTGAGAGCCTTTGCAACGGGTGTAAATGAAGGCTGGCTGGATCGATCTGTATATGATGAAGCAATAAATAAAGGATGGAGTTCTTTAACCCAGCAGATTAATGAAGAGGGCGATGTTGTAGGGATTGTTCGCGGTACCCCCATTATGTTTTCTGATGAAGAATATGCGAATTGGGGAACGCGCCGAAGTGATCCCCGCGGATTGGGAGCATTGCTTTATGCGGCCATTTCTGTTGAAAGATACCAGCAAGGGGAAGGGGAATAA
- a CDS encoding phytanoyl-CoA dioxygenase family protein translates to MNDIEKRLSEPYELKPGDIEYYQENGFIKLKHVLDQETLDYFNDEITKVVHEKNPLIKKPMEERSTFEKAFIQIGNLFNSNEIIKKLVLSKRLGKIAADLMQVEGVRLYHDQALYKEPTGKTSNITPWHADQYYWPLDTDNTITAWIPLQETTQNMGPLAFSKKSQKYDFGRNMEISDESEARIQQKLADANLELVDSGFDAGEISFHGGWTFHRAGPNTSDKVRAVMTIIYMEDGVKVSEFQREAHYADRDAFLPGLEPGDVAATDLNPLIYKR, encoded by the coding sequence ATGAATGACATCGAGAAAAGATTAAGCGAACCTTATGAATTGAAACCCGGAGATATAGAATATTATCAGGAAAACGGGTTCATAAAATTGAAGCATGTTCTGGATCAGGAAACACTGGACTATTTTAATGATGAAATCACCAAAGTGGTACACGAGAAAAATCCGCTGATTAAGAAACCCATGGAAGAGCGCTCAACTTTTGAGAAAGCATTTATCCAAATTGGAAACTTGTTTAATTCCAATGAGATTATAAAAAAACTGGTACTCAGCAAAAGACTTGGTAAAATTGCGGCAGACTTAATGCAAGTTGAAGGTGTGCGTTTGTATCACGATCAGGCACTTTACAAAGAACCAACAGGTAAAACCAGTAATATTACTCCATGGCATGCCGACCAATACTATTGGCCACTAGATACGGATAATACAATTACCGCTTGGATTCCATTGCAGGAAACCACTCAAAATATGGGGCCTCTTGCATTCAGTAAAAAAAGCCAGAAATATGATTTTGGTCGTAATATGGAAATTAGTGACGAAAGTGAAGCAAGAATCCAACAAAAACTGGCAGATGCAAATCTGGAACTCGTAGATTCAGGTTTCGATGCCGGGGAAATAAGCTTCCATGGTGGGTGGACTTTCCATCGGGCAGGCCCCAATACGTCAGATAAAGTCCGGGCTGTAATGACGATCATTTACATGGAGGATGGAGTGAAAGTCAGTGAATTTCAGCGGGAAGCACATTATGCTGACCGGGATGCTTTTTTACCCGGACTTGAACCCGGAGATGTAGCTGCAACAGACTTAAACCCACTCATTTACAAACGCTAA
- a CDS encoding 6-phosphogluconolactonase — protein MSTIKKHIAGNLKISIAEDRQTMGREAAHEVAERIKKVSAEKESIRMVFAAAVSQKEFFEELLEFDDIPWQKVIAFHMDEYHTITNEAPQRFGNFLKEHLFQYKPFGAVHYIQSNFETYSNLISEADIDIICLGIGENGHLAFNDPPVADFKDPEVFKEVKLDEICRQQQVNDGQFKTLDEVPQTAVTLTIPTLMKADYLSVVVPGSAKAKAVAKTVFHPVSTECPSTVLRLHPNAKLYLDTHSSKNIMEKLS, from the coding sequence GTGAGTACGATCAAAAAACATATTGCAGGTAATTTAAAAATCTCTATCGCAGAGGATCGGCAAACTATGGGCAGGGAAGCTGCTCATGAGGTAGCTGAAAGAATTAAGAAAGTTTCAGCTGAGAAAGAATCCATTCGGATGGTATTTGCAGCAGCTGTTTCACAAAAAGAATTCTTCGAAGAACTGCTTGAGTTTGATGACATCCCATGGCAAAAGGTTATCGCTTTTCATATGGATGAATATCATACCATTACAAACGAAGCCCCTCAAAGGTTTGGTAATTTCCTAAAAGAACACCTTTTTCAGTACAAACCATTTGGGGCAGTGCATTACATACAAAGCAATTTTGAAACCTACTCAAACCTTATCAGCGAAGCGGATATCGATATTATCTGCCTTGGGATTGGAGAGAATGGGCATCTTGCATTTAATGATCCTCCTGTAGCTGATTTTAAAGACCCTGAAGTGTTTAAGGAAGTAAAGCTGGATGAAATATGCAGACAGCAACAGGTTAATGACGGGCAATTCAAAACACTGGATGAAGTTCCGCAAACTGCCGTAACACTTACCATCCCAACTTTAATGAAGGCAGATTACTTATCGGTTGTAGTTCCCGGATCTGCTAAAGCCAAAGCGGTTGCAAAAACCGTATTTCATCCTGTTTCAACAGAATGCCCATCTACCGTATTGCGGCTTCATCCGAATGCAAAACTTTACTTAGACACTCACTCATCAAAAAACATCATGGAGAAACTATCATGA
- a CDS encoding beta-N-acetylhexosaminidase, producing MKTIRNTLFAVLFTTLCINTVVAQQNINLVPNPQQVEFMQGTFSLSEDISIEFHLSDSEEEAFLAEQLSKEFQQSLDKEISAKADHKIVVGIFGDSNKFDRLAKKYGVSTNDKIGDEGYQLMVSKDLILISSNTIKGAFYGVQSLKQLVRTQRKEGEIPALKITDWPDLEIRGMMDDISRGPVPTKEYMRQQIERMAEMKINLLTYYTQDVVKTESHPAFAPPGGALDIDEWAELADYAKKFHIDLVGNFQSFGHFDQILKHPEYAHLGESGMLLSPAFEESYELLEDIYSEMIPAFHSDYFHINSDETFDLGTGASKGMVDSLGMEVVYANHIKRIHKIITGMGKKVMMWGDIALEHPKLLELLPKDIILITWGYDIMEDYSHRIIPFKEAGFTQLVSTGILNSYSTIPDFNVARGNIGGFMEETVKQGAWGMLNTVWDDGGFALFSRDWYGVAYAADQSWHSNFDDDTYDTRFNRAVYGAEGNGLSEAIHSLNELANLKSTEKMNEDIIWAKVVPEKGETVLMNIQDWPKVMDIAQQAEDHLQSYDPLIYEEDLLYIQHIIDLYKFMATSRPALVEASSNYTEALSIQNEDRMAARSKLVKAYGLISEAYTDLTELKTRNQHLWSMENRVYALDRVIEKYDMQIANLSELRDSVLSVTYGFDKEEELPSPSEIRLDIEESEGWYFQGWLMIEPIPNPGGYKDPGVDHLEDMSGIEETFPNVTEEFFYDDVKYRWRRVNTPYFAKVDLDEIHGRSENVIGYAFAHIDVPEDRKVRALAGSSDGIEVFVNGEQVHKNYVERDFKLDEDEMYLPLREGRNHLMIRVTNSNGDWAFSFRLPDSEMRSYKNRYRIIE from the coding sequence ATGAAAACCATTCGAAATACGTTATTCGCAGTTCTGTTTACTACTCTCTGTATAAATACAGTAGTTGCTCAACAGAATATAAACCTGGTTCCAAATCCCCAGCAGGTTGAATTCATGCAGGGCACGTTTTCTCTTTCTGAGGATATTTCAATTGAATTTCATCTAAGTGATAGTGAAGAAGAAGCTTTTCTTGCTGAGCAATTATCTAAGGAATTCCAGCAAAGCTTGGATAAGGAAATTTCCGCAAAAGCGGACCATAAAATTGTAGTTGGGATTTTTGGTGATAGTAATAAATTTGATCGATTAGCTAAAAAGTATGGAGTAAGTACAAATGACAAAATCGGAGATGAAGGCTACCAACTGATGGTATCAAAGGATCTGATTTTAATCTCTTCAAATACCATAAAAGGTGCTTTTTACGGCGTTCAATCCTTAAAACAATTGGTGAGAACCCAACGAAAAGAAGGCGAAATACCAGCTTTAAAGATTACGGATTGGCCCGATCTGGAAATACGTGGCATGATGGATGATATAAGTCGTGGTCCGGTTCCAACCAAAGAGTACATGCGTCAGCAGATTGAGCGTATGGCAGAGATGAAGATCAATCTGTTAACGTACTATACACAGGATGTGGTGAAGACAGAAAGTCACCCTGCATTTGCTCCTCCCGGCGGTGCATTGGATATCGACGAGTGGGCAGAGTTAGCTGATTACGCAAAAAAATTCCACATTGACCTGGTTGGCAACTTTCAATCATTTGGGCACTTCGATCAGATCCTGAAGCATCCTGAGTATGCACATTTGGGAGAAAGCGGGATGCTGCTTTCACCGGCTTTTGAAGAAAGTTATGAACTCCTTGAAGATATTTATTCGGAAATGATCCCGGCTTTTCACTCTGATTACTTTCACATCAATTCCGATGAAACCTTTGATTTAGGCACCGGCGCTTCTAAGGGAATGGTGGACAGTTTGGGAATGGAAGTGGTGTATGCAAATCACATCAAAAGAATACACAAGATTATTACAGGCATGGGCAAGAAGGTTATGATGTGGGGAGATATTGCCCTCGAGCATCCCAAGCTGCTTGAACTGCTTCCTAAAGATATCATCCTGATTACGTGGGGTTACGACATTATGGAAGATTATTCCCACAGAATTATTCCATTTAAAGAGGCGGGCTTTACCCAACTTGTATCAACAGGAATCCTGAACTCCTACAGTACTATTCCGGATTTTAACGTAGCTAGAGGAAATATCGGTGGATTTATGGAAGAAACAGTAAAACAAGGTGCCTGGGGTATGTTAAATACGGTTTGGGATGATGGCGGTTTTGCACTGTTCTCCAGAGATTGGTACGGAGTAGCTTATGCGGCCGACCAAAGCTGGCACAGTAACTTCGATGATGATACTTATGACACCCGGTTTAACCGCGCGGTATATGGAGCAGAAGGAAATGGACTCTCTGAAGCTATTCATTCCCTAAACGAGTTGGCCAATTTGAAGTCAACAGAGAAGATGAATGAAGATATCATTTGGGCTAAAGTAGTTCCGGAAAAAGGAGAGACTGTTCTCATGAATATTCAGGACTGGCCTAAGGTGATGGACATAGCTCAGCAAGCAGAAGATCATCTACAAAGCTACGACCCTCTGATCTATGAGGAAGATCTTTTATACATCCAGCACATCATCGATTTATACAAGTTTATGGCTACCAGTCGCCCTGCATTGGTGGAGGCTTCTTCTAATTATACAGAGGCATTATCAATTCAGAATGAAGATAGAATGGCTGCCCGTTCAAAATTGGTGAAAGCATATGGACTTATTTCTGAAGCTTATACTGATTTGACTGAGTTAAAGACTCGGAATCAGCACTTGTGGTCTATGGAAAACAGAGTGTATGCCTTAGATCGGGTAATTGAAAAGTATGATATGCAGATTGCAAACCTATCCGAATTAAGAGATTCTGTTTTAAGCGTAACTTATGGTTTTGATAAGGAAGAGGAGCTGCCTTCACCTTCAGAAATCCGTCTTGATATCGAAGAAAGTGAAGGATGGTATTTCCAGGGATGGCTGATGATTGAACCCATTCCTAATCCGGGAGGCTATAAAGATCCGGGAGTTGATCATCTGGAAGATATGAGCGGAATTGAAGAAACTTTCCCTAATGTGACCGAAGAGTTTTTCTATGATGATGTGAAGTACCGCTGGAGACGAGTTAATACACCGTACTTTGCAAAAGTTGATTTAGATGAAATTCACGGCAGATCAGAAAATGTAATTGGATACGCTTTTGCCCACATCGATGTACCTGAAGACAGAAAAGTTCGGGCATTGGCCGGAAGCAGTGATGGTATTGAAGTTTTTGTGAATGGAGAGCAGGTGCACAAAAATTATGTGGAAAGAGATTTTAAACTGGATGAAGACGAGATGTATTTACCGCTTCGTGAAGGAAGGAATCACCTGATGATCAGAGTAACAAACAGCAACGGTGACTGGGCATTTAGTTTTCGGTTGCCGGACTCGGAAATGCGCAGTTACAAGAACCGATATAGAATTATTGAATAA